One genomic window of Clostridioides sp. ES-S-0054-01 includes the following:
- a CDS encoding aspartate-semialdehyde dehydrogenase yields MKKVNVAIVGATGMVGRTFLKVLEERNFPIENLFLFSSSKSAGSKVMFCGKEYIVEELKETSFTDRGIQIALFSAGGSISEKYAPIAASNGILVVDNSSQWRMNPDVPLVVPEVNPEAIKNHKGIIANPNCSTIQAMVPLKALDDKYKIKRVVYSTYQAVSGSGVKGVEDLEKGMNGNPTGFYPHQISYNCLPHIDSFTENGYTKEEMKMVNETMKILDNYDLKITATTVRVPVKNGHSESINVEFNNPFELEDLVKTLEEAPGVVVVDNPAKNEYPTAVEFDDRDEVFVGRIRRDFSVDNGVNLWVVADNIRKGAATNAIQIAEMALSYDLV; encoded by the coding sequence GTAGGTAGAACATTTTTAAAAGTATTAGAAGAAAGAAATTTTCCAATAGAAAATCTATTTTTATTCTCTTCTTCTAAATCAGCTGGTTCTAAAGTAATGTTTTGTGGTAAAGAATATATAGTAGAAGAATTAAAGGAAACTTCATTTACTGATAGAGGCATACAAATAGCATTATTCTCTGCTGGAGGAAGTATTAGTGAAAAGTATGCTCCAATAGCTGCTTCAAATGGAATCTTAGTAGTAGATAACTCTAGTCAATGGAGAATGAATCCAGATGTACCTTTAGTAGTTCCTGAAGTTAACCCAGAAGCCATAAAAAATCATAAGGGTATAATAGCTAATCCTAACTGCTCTACTATACAAGCTATGGTTCCTCTTAAAGCACTTGATGACAAATACAAAATTAAGAGAGTCGTTTACTCTACTTACCAAGCTGTATCTGGTTCTGGTGTTAAAGGTGTTGAAGATTTAGAGAAAGGAATGAATGGCAATCCTACTGGATTCTACCCTCATCAAATCTCTTACAACTGTCTTCCTCATATAGATTCATTCACTGAAAATGGATACACTAAAGAAGAAATGAAAATGGTAAATGAAACTATGAAAATACTTGATAACTACGACTTAAAAATAACTGCAACTACTGTAAGAGTTCCAGTAAAAAATGGTCACAGTGAATCTATAAACGTTGAATTTAACAATCCATTTGAATTAGAGGATTTAGTAAAAACACTTGAAGAGGCTCCAGGTGTTGTAGTAGTTGATAATCCTGCTAAAAATGAATATCCAACTGCTGTAGAATTTGATGATAGAGATGAAGTATTTGTTGGAAGAATAAGAAGAGATTTTAGTGTTGATAATGGTGTAAATCTTTGGGTTGTTGCTGATAATATAAGAAAAGGCGCTGCAACTAACGCAATTCAAATAGCTGAAATGGCTTTATCATACGATTTAGTATAA